A genomic segment from Micromonospora echinaurantiaca encodes:
- a CDS encoding methionine synthase gives MTDQAWPWPSGAATGIGSLPGTDIAEAQRIVLGELPALPHLAELPARGPGADLIGRTAGLLVELPVELYAARWRIAPRPGRDLRRARDLMERDLDQLAEQAEEYAGPVKVQVGGPFTLAAALELPIGGRLLGDPGAVRDLAGSLAEGVREHVAAVNRRLPRASVLLQLDEPSLPAVLAGRVPTESGFGTHRAVESGAAGALLRTVVEAAGVPTVVHCCAPDVPLELIRSAGAVGVALDLSLVTDLDPLGEAIDAGLGLLAGAAPTRPPSPARAPSSAEVADRVRQLWDRLGFPRRRLAEQVVVTPACGLAGAPPQYARAVLTACRDAGRRLAED, from the coding sequence GTGACAGACCAGGCATGGCCGTGGCCGTCCGGCGCGGCGACCGGCATCGGCTCGCTGCCCGGCACCGACATCGCCGAGGCGCAGCGGATCGTCCTCGGTGAGCTGCCCGCCCTGCCGCACCTCGCGGAACTGCCGGCGCGCGGCCCCGGCGCCGACCTGATCGGCCGGACGGCCGGGCTGCTGGTCGAGCTGCCGGTGGAGCTCTACGCCGCCCGTTGGCGGATCGCGCCCCGGCCCGGCCGGGACCTGCGCCGCGCCCGCGACCTCATGGAACGCGACCTCGACCAGCTCGCCGAGCAGGCCGAGGAGTACGCCGGGCCGGTCAAGGTGCAGGTCGGCGGGCCGTTCACCCTGGCCGCCGCGCTGGAGCTGCCGATCGGCGGCCGGCTGCTGGGCGACCCCGGCGCGGTGCGCGACCTCGCCGGATCCCTCGCCGAGGGGGTCCGCGAGCACGTCGCGGCGGTCAACCGCCGGCTGCCGCGCGCCTCGGTGCTGCTCCAGCTGGACGAGCCGTCGCTGCCGGCCGTGCTGGCCGGGCGGGTGCCCACGGAGAGCGGCTTCGGCACCCACCGGGCGGTGGAGTCCGGCGCCGCCGGCGCCCTGCTGCGGACGGTGGTCGAAGCGGCCGGCGTGCCGACCGTGGTGCACTGCTGCGCTCCCGACGTGCCGCTGGAGCTGATCCGCTCGGCCGGAGCGGTCGGGGTGGCGCTCGACCTGAGCCTGGTCACCGACCTCGACCCGCTCGGCGAGGCCATCGACGCCGGGCTCGGCCTGCTGGCGGGCGCCGCGCCCACCCGGCCGCCGTCGCCCGCTCGCGCGCCCAGCTCGGCCGAGGTCGCCGACCGGGTACGCCAGCTCTGGGACCGCCTCGGCTTCCCGCGCCGCCGGCTCGCCGAGCAGGTGGTGGTCACCCCGGCCTGCGGGCTCGCCGGTGCGCCGCCGCAGTACGCCCGCGCGGTGCTGACCGCCTGCCGGGACGCGGGCCGGCGGCTCGCCGAGGACTGA
- the mnmA gene encoding tRNA 2-thiouridine(34) synthase MnmA, which produces MRVLAAMSGGVDSAVAAARAVAAGHEVTGVHLALARNPQTYRTGARGCCTQEDSRDARRAADVIGIPFYVWDMADRFHSDVVDDFVAEYAAGRTPNPCLRCNEKIKFAAVLDRAVALGFDAVVTGHHARLGADGLLRRSVDAAKDQSYVLAVLTREQLDRSMFPLGDSTKAQVREEAARRGLAVADKPDSHDICFIADGDTRGFLAQRLGQAPGDVVDATTGAVVGSHTGAYAYTVGQRRGLHLDRPAPDGRPRYVLSITPKTNTVTVGPAEALEVARVRAERPVWTGGPRPEAPVECEVQLRAHGDVVPATVTLDGDTFQAELRRPVRGVAAGQAVVAYRPDPAGDIVLGSATIAG; this is translated from the coding sequence GTGAGGGTGTTGGCGGCGATGTCCGGCGGGGTCGACTCGGCGGTCGCGGCGGCGCGTGCCGTGGCGGCCGGGCACGAGGTGACCGGCGTGCACCTGGCGCTCGCCCGGAACCCGCAGACCTACCGCACCGGTGCGCGCGGCTGCTGCACCCAGGAGGACTCCCGGGACGCCCGGCGGGCCGCCGACGTGATCGGCATCCCGTTCTACGTCTGGGACATGGCCGACCGGTTCCACTCCGACGTGGTGGACGACTTCGTCGCCGAGTACGCCGCCGGCCGTACGCCGAACCCCTGCCTGCGCTGCAACGAGAAGATCAAGTTCGCCGCGGTGCTGGACCGCGCGGTGGCCCTGGGCTTCGACGCCGTGGTCACCGGCCACCACGCCCGGCTCGGCGCCGATGGGCTGCTGCGGCGCAGCGTCGACGCGGCCAAGGACCAGTCGTACGTGCTCGCGGTGCTCACCCGCGAGCAGCTGGACCGGTCGATGTTCCCGCTCGGCGACTCGACCAAGGCGCAGGTCCGCGAGGAGGCCGCCCGGCGCGGGCTGGCGGTGGCCGACAAGCCCGACTCGCACGACATCTGCTTCATCGCCGACGGCGACACCCGTGGCTTCCTCGCCCAGCGGCTCGGCCAGGCCCCGGGCGACGTGGTCGACGCGACCACCGGCGCGGTGGTCGGCAGCCACACCGGCGCGTACGCGTACACGGTCGGCCAGCGGCGAGGGCTGCACCTGGACCGCCCCGCGCCGGACGGCCGGCCACGCTACGTGCTCTCCATCACCCCGAAGACCAACACGGTGACCGTCGGCCCGGCCGAGGCGCTGGAGGTCGCCCGGGTGCGCGCCGAGCGTCCGGTGTGGACCGGCGGCCCGCGTCCGGAGGCGCCGGTGGAGTGCGAGGTGCAGCTGCGGGCGCACGGCGACGTGGTGCCCGCCACCGTCACGCTGGACGGCGACACGTTCCAGGCCGAGCTGCGCCGGCCGGTGCGGGGCGTGGCCGCCGGGCAGGCCGTGGTGGCGTACCGGCCGGATCCGGCCGGTGACATCGTGCTCGGCTCCGCCACCATCGCCGGCTGA